The DNA sequence AGGTCCGTGACGTCCTTGACCGCCCGCGCCGCCAGTTTCCACTCGTCCAGATCGGCGAACGTCTCCAGGATGATCGCATCCGGCCGGCCCGCCACCAGCCCCTTGACCTGCTCGACAAACCCGGCGATAAGCTGATCGGCGGTCACTTCGTCCGATAATATCATCTTTCCCGAGGGTCCCATCGAGGCAAACACCCTCGCCCGCTCGCCCGCCGCCCGACGCGACAACTCCACCGCCTGCTTGTTGATCTCAAACGCCCGGTCCGCCAGCCCATGCCGCTCCAGGACAAAGGGGTTGGCCTGGAAGCTGTTGGTCAATATGACGTTGCTGCCCGCCTCAACGTAGCTGCGAGCCACCTGCACCACCATCTCCGGAGCCTCCAGGTTCAGCCGCTCGCACGACTCGCCGGGCTTCAGGCCCAGTTTGTGGAGTTCCGTACCCCATGCACCGTCCGTTATGGATAATCCCTCACCGAACATGCCGTCACATCCCCTATTGATCCCGCGTCTATGGGCCGACCTGGCCGAACGCCTCTTTCTCCA is a window from the Phycisphaerae bacterium genome containing:
- a CDS encoding methionine synthase, encoding MFGEGLSITDGAWGTELHKLGLKPGESCERLNLEAPEMVVQVARSYVEAGSNVILTNSFQANPFVLERHGLADRAFEINKQAVELSRRAAGERARVFASMGPSGKMILSDEVTADQLIAGFVEQVKGLVAGRPDAIILETFADLDEWKLAARAVKDVTDL